CGTGTTCGCATTTCACCTGCTGCCTTGTTGGTAAAGGTTACAGCCAAAATTGCATGAGGGGAAAGCTGTTGCTGTTCAATTAACCAAGCGATACGACTGACCAAAACTCGAGTTTTTCCACTTCCTGCACCCGCTAAAAGCAGCATATTTCCCATGGGAGAGGTGACTGCCTCACGTTGCCTTTCATTCAATCCGTCAAGAAATGCTGCCTTGGTCATAAATTAGTTCCAACAAAAAATAGAGTGGGTATTATCTTCAATTTAGCCAGTAAAGTAAAAGCCATTAACATTTTATCGAAGTAACCCGTTGGTATTGCTTTCAGCCTATTCAGAGCGCAAAATATCTATTCTGATAAACCACCAGTTAAGTATAATCCTAAAGGACTAATATGCACTCCCTTTACCCAGCGATTAAATCCTATGCGCAGCATGAGTTAAAAGTAAGCGGACCTCACATTCTCTATATTGAAGAGACGGGAAATCCTGAAGGAATACCTGTTGTAGTTCTTCATCCCGGGCCAGGAGCTGGATCTGATGTCTATCTGAGGCGATTTTTTGACCCACAGCGTTACAGAATTATCCTTTTTGATCAACGAGGCTGTGGTCGTTCCAGCCCTCACTTGGAAACCAGTGAAAATAATACCGCCCTCTTATTAGATGACATCGATGCAATCAGAGATTATTTAGGCTTGAATGAATTTGTTTTATCGGGTGGAGGATGGGGATCATTATTAGCCTTATTGTACGCACAAAAATTCCCACAACAAATTAAAGCATTGCTTTTGCATCAAGTATTTTTAGGCAGACAAAAAGATATAGACTGGTTTTATAAACATGGGGCAAGTTTGGTTTATCCAGATCATTGGGAAGAATTTATCAACCAGGTTCCCGAAAAAATGATGACTAATATCCCTCAATATTATGCTGATTGCGTGATGGGATCTAACGAATTAGCACGTATGAGTGCTGCAAAAAACTGGGCTCTCTGGCAAGCGCGTTGCAGCAGTTTGCAACCTCATCTGTACGTCATTGATCAATTTAGCGATCCTCATTTTGCTCTGGCACTCGCAACCCTTGAATCGTTCTTCATCACCAATCATTATTTTATCGAAGAAAATCAGGTGATGGCCAATGTTCATAAAATTAGACATATTCCTACGTACATCGTTCACGGACGCTTTGATTTGGTTACTCCTTTAGCCAGTGCCTGGGAGCTTCATCAAGCCATACCCGCTTCAAATCTTCGCATAGTTCGTGATGCGGGCCACTCTGACCGAGAGTCTGGAATTATTGACGCACTTATATATGCCAATAAGGAAATTTCCAAGCAGGATCTGGATGCATGCTGAAAGTTATTCAGAATTACTAGTGCGCATCCCAAGAAACCATAGGTGCATAAAGGTCGGGATCAGTGTGAATTGAAACCAGTACGGGTCCCCTTTTGATTGAAAAAGCAAGTTTTAGTTGCTCCTCTATTTCGCTGTCATTTGAAATAGTAATTCCCGTTATGTGACAACTTTTTGCTAACGCCTCAAAATCTGGGTTCAATAAAGCTGTTCCATACATTTGTTTTTGTTGTGCTATAACACGTTGCAATACGTTATTACAAAAAATAAAT
The sequence above is drawn from the Legionella antarctica genome and encodes:
- the pip gene encoding prolyl aminopeptidase: MHSLYPAIKSYAQHELKVSGPHILYIEETGNPEGIPVVVLHPGPGAGSDVYLRRFFDPQRYRIILFDQRGCGRSSPHLETSENNTALLLDDIDAIRDYLGLNEFVLSGGGWGSLLALLYAQKFPQQIKALLLHQVFLGRQKDIDWFYKHGASLVYPDHWEEFINQVPEKMMTNIPQYYADCVMGSNELARMSAAKNWALWQARCSSLQPHLYVIDQFSDPHFALALATLESFFITNHYFIEENQVMANVHKIRHIPTYIVHGRFDLVTPLASAWELHQAIPASNLRIVRDAGHSDRESGIIDALIYANKEISKQDLDAC